Proteins from one bacterium genomic window:
- a CDS encoding isocitrate lyase/PEP mutase family protein — MGSIPSINWTYASSLDNFDPWKVRTNRGSSRPSLRRTNANALNPAIATTRTSSPRHPRRQHSEPELKESHMDLVSTPLLPEGFKVPASRNEEPSQRLRRLLATKPYVFGPGVYDPMGAELVMYHGFDAVYFSGYSFAVGHLGTTDMDLYSSVEIADGARRTVSALRKFQLTMAVGDPEKGVAPTHLEIPPIVVDMDAGYGNLFNVQRTVDLYVRAGVAAAHLEDQVMPKRCGHIAGKALISADEFVGKLKMMRHAADDLGHKDFVVIARTDGVSATEAPESKRGIELAIDRGLRYLDSGVPDLLWCEFPTAERGPTEKFCGEIRKRFPKARFAFNYSSSFKWYNEKDPITWDELGELGVGFIFITLALQHAAGHGMSILLHDLWKSKEQGYMALQRREWAEGADVPTRSHHLFTGVPYHQHLGHEYGATRLSEDLDEQLEVSKVV; from the coding sequence ATGGGAAGCATCCCATCAATTAATTGGACTTATGCCAGCAGCCTTGATAACTTCGACCCATGGAAAGTCAGGACCAATCGCGGGAGTTCGAGACCGAGCCTTCGTCGCACGAATGCGAATGCCCTGAACCCTGCAATTGCGACCACGAGAACGAGTAGCCCTCGCCACCCCCGGCGTCAGCACTCAGAGCCTGAACTGAAGGAGTCCCACATGGACCTTGTCTCCACGCCCCTCCTCCCGGAGGGGTTCAAAGTGCCCGCGTCACGTAACGAGGAGCCCAGTCAACGGCTGCGGCGGCTTCTCGCCACCAAGCCGTATGTCTTCGGCCCCGGCGTCTACGACCCGATGGGCGCGGAGCTGGTCATGTACCACGGCTTCGACGCCGTGTACTTCAGCGGGTACTCCTTCGCCGTCGGACACCTGGGTACCACCGACATGGACCTCTACTCGTCCGTCGAGATCGCCGACGGCGCCCGCCGCACGGTCAGCGCACTGCGCAAGTTCCAGCTCACGATGGCGGTGGGTGACCCGGAAAAGGGCGTGGCTCCGACCCATCTCGAGATCCCGCCGATCGTCGTCGACATGGACGCCGGCTACGGCAACCTGTTCAACGTGCAGCGCACGGTGGACCTGTACGTCCGGGCCGGGGTCGCCGCCGCGCACCTCGAGGACCAGGTCATGCCGAAGCGATGCGGCCACATCGCGGGCAAGGCCCTCATCTCGGCCGACGAGTTCGTCGGCAAGCTGAAGATGATGCGCCACGCCGCCGACGACCTCGGTCACAAGGACTTCGTCGTCATCGCGCGCACCGACGGCGTGTCGGCCACCGAAGCGCCCGAATCGAAGCGAGGCATCGAGCTCGCCATCGACCGCGGCCTGCGCTATCTCGACAGCGGCGTGCCTGACCTTCTGTGGTGCGAGTTCCCAACCGCCGAGCGCGGCCCGACAGAGAAGTTCTGCGGCGAGATCCGCAAGCGCTTCCCGAAGGCGCGATTCGCTTTCAACTACTCCTCATCCTTCAAGTGGTACAACGAGAAGGACCCGATCACGTGGGACGAGCTCGGCGAGCTTGGGGTCGGCTTCATCTTCATCACCCTCGCCCTGCAGCATGCGGCCGGCCACGGCATGTCGATCCTGCTGCACGATCTGTGGAAGAGCAAGGAACAGGGTTATATGGCGCTGCAGCGCAGGGAATGGGCTGAGGGCGCCGACGTTCCGACCCGGAGCCACCATCTCTTCACCGGTGTGCCCTACCACCAGCACCTCGGTCACGAGTACGGCGCGACGCGGCTGAGCGAGGATCTGGACGAGCAGCTGGAGGTCTCGAAGGTAGTCTGA
- a CDS encoding LysR family transcriptional regulator, whose protein sequence is MAIDESRNGKAGGIQLVQVEGFLEVARRGSVSRAAEALFITQPTLTARLHGLERELGTPLFLRTPHGMRLTDSGRAWVPFAERALRALVDGRDALEQVMSASAGHLMIAAAPAVSTYVLPGLLERFVAAHPRVDVSVRTGHSEDVVELVLRDEVQLGLGRAIRHPDLELRPFHTEELVLVCAPDHPFTKLRGVGMAQIAAEKLIMFDRTSSYYEITQGAFLSAGVKLRGLMELDSIEAAKKMVERDLGVALLPGTAIAREIAGKTLAAVPMKDAPPMHNSIVAYRRRDAGKPEGIVAAFLKLITSGMAA, encoded by the coding sequence GTGGCCATAGACGAATCGCGTAACGGAAAGGCGGGCGGAATTCAGCTCGTACAGGTCGAGGGGTTCCTCGAGGTCGCCCGCCGGGGCAGCGTGAGCCGTGCCGCCGAGGCCCTCTTCATCACCCAGCCGACCCTCACCGCCCGTCTTCACGGCCTCGAGCGCGAGCTCGGCACGCCGCTGTTCCTGCGCACGCCGCACGGCATGCGCCTGACCGATTCAGGGCGAGCCTGGGTGCCGTTCGCCGAACGGGCGCTTCGCGCCCTGGTTGACGGCCGCGACGCCCTCGAGCAGGTGATGTCGGCGTCGGCCGGTCACCTTATGATCGCGGCCGCTCCGGCGGTGAGCACCTACGTCCTGCCCGGGCTCCTGGAGCGGTTCGTCGCCGCCCACCCCAGGGTCGACGTGTCGGTGCGGACGGGGCATTCGGAGGATGTCGTGGAGCTCGTCCTGAGGGACGAGGTGCAGCTCGGCCTGGGGCGCGCCATCCGCCACCCGGACCTGGAGCTCCGACCGTTTCACACCGAGGAGCTCGTTTTGGTGTGCGCCCCCGACCACCCGTTCACCAAGCTGCGTGGAGTCGGCATGGCGCAGATAGCCGCCGAGAAGCTGATCATGTTCGACCGCACATCCAGCTACTACGAGATCACGCAGGGCGCCTTTCTTTCGGCCGGGGTGAAGCTGCGAGGACTCATGGAGCTGGACTCGATCGAAGCGGCCAAGAAGATGGTGGAGCGAGACCTGGGCGTCGCGCTGCTGCCGGGCACCGCCATCGCTCGCGAGATCGCGGGTAAGACCCTCGCCGCGGTGCCGATGAAGGACGCGCCGCCCATGCACAACTCCATCGTGGCTTACCGGCGCCGGGATGCCGGGAAGCCGGAGGGGATCGTCGCTGCTTTCCTGAAGCTGATAACCAGCGGGATGGCGGCCTAA